In Paenibacillus sp. FSL M7-0420, a single genomic region encodes these proteins:
- a CDS encoding beta-galactosidase yields the protein MDHLLYGVAYYDEYMPYDRLAQDIQMMKDAGINTVRIAESTWSTHEPQNGVFDFSSVRRVLDAMHEAGIHVIVGTPTYAVPAWMVKEHPEVLAVTVNGEGKYGARQIMDITSPAYLFYSERIIRKLMAVVHKHPAVIGYQIDNETKHYETVGPNVQLRFVKYMRETYGTLEAINHQFGLDYWSNRIDSWEDFPSMVGTINGSLGAEFARFQRGLVNEFLAWQVGIVNEYKQPGQFTTHNFDFEWRGHSFGVQPSVDHFAASQPFDIAGTDIYHPSQDQLTGAEIAFGGDLIRSLKQDNYFVLETQAQAFPEWTPYPGQLRQLAFSHLGSGASMVAYWHWHSIHNSFETYWKGLLSHDFLPNPVYKEAMTIGADFKRLSDQLIGLKKTSKVAVMVSNEALSAIDWFKLPGGLNYNDVVRWMYDELYKMNIACDFIQPGSPRLSEYELVVVPALYAVSDEALQQLNDYVRSGGHVVYSFKSGFTDEQVKVRHTAQPGIIHEACGIAYSHFATPNAVTGLTGKLFPEGAEAGVHTVRTWMEMIVPGSAEVLASYDHPQWGEYAAVTRNTFGEGTATYIGCMTGPAALAEILRDTLQTAGLWGADQQLSFPLIVKSGVNRQGSTIRYYYNYSAQPLSFQYPREAGQELLSGNAVAQDEELTLDAWGVMIIS from the coding sequence ATGGATCACTTGTTATACGGCGTTGCTTATTATGATGAATACATGCCTTATGACCGTCTTGCGCAGGACATCCAAATGATGAAGGATGCGGGCATTAATACCGTCCGGATTGCCGAATCCACCTGGAGCACACATGAGCCGCAGAACGGGGTATTCGACTTCTCCTCTGTACGTAGAGTGCTGGATGCGATGCATGAGGCCGGAATTCATGTCATTGTAGGAACACCTACCTATGCGGTTCCGGCCTGGATGGTCAAGGAGCACCCGGAGGTGCTGGCGGTCACCGTGAACGGGGAAGGCAAATATGGTGCCAGACAGATTATGGATATCACCAGTCCGGCGTATCTGTTCTACTCGGAGCGTATCATCCGCAAGCTGATGGCTGTGGTACATAAGCATCCGGCGGTGATCGGCTACCAGATCGATAATGAGACCAAGCATTATGAGACGGTCGGGCCGAACGTCCAGCTTAGATTCGTCAAATACATGAGGGAGACTTATGGAACGCTCGAAGCCATCAACCACCAGTTCGGTCTGGATTACTGGAGTAACCGGATCGACAGCTGGGAGGACTTCCCGTCCATGGTTGGGACGATTAACGGCAGTCTGGGGGCGGAATTCGCCCGGTTCCAGCGGGGGCTGGTGAATGAGTTCCTGGCGTGGCAGGTCGGAATTGTGAATGAGTATAAGCAGCCGGGGCAGTTCACCACGCATAACTTCGATTTCGAGTGGCGGGGCCATTCCTTCGGTGTTCAGCCTTCGGTGGATCATTTTGCGGCTTCGCAGCCTTTTGACATTGCCGGTACAGATATTTATCATCCCTCCCAGGACCAGCTGACCGGTGCCGAGATTGCCTTCGGGGGAGATCTGATCCGCTCGCTGAAGCAGGATAATTACTTCGTGCTGGAGACGCAGGCACAGGCGTTCCCGGAGTGGACGCCGTATCCCGGCCAGCTGCGGCAGCTGGCATTCAGCCATCTGGGCTCAGGTGCTTCGATGGTCGCTTACTGGCATTGGCATTCGATTCATAACTCCTTCGAGACCTACTGGAAGGGGCTGCTCAGCCATGACTTCCTGCCTAACCCGGTATATAAGGAAGCTATGACTATCGGCGCGGACTTCAAGCGGTTAAGCGACCAGCTGATCGGACTGAAGAAGACCAGTAAGGTGGCTGTTATGGTCAGCAATGAGGCGCTGTCGGCGATCGACTGGTTCAAGCTTCCCGGCGGTCTCAACTACAACGATGTGGTCCGCTGGATGTACGATGAATTATATAAAATGAACATCGCCTGCGATTTCATCCAGCCGGGCAGCCCGCGCCTAAGCGAGTATGAGCTGGTCGTGGTTCCTGCGTTATACGCCGTCTCCGATGAAGCGCTGCAGCAGTTGAATGACTACGTCCGCAGCGGCGGCCATGTAGTCTATTCCTTCAAGAGCGGGTTCACCGATGAACAGGTGAAGGTTCGTCATACCGCACAACCCGGGATCATTCATGAGGCCTGCGGGATTGCTTACAGTCATTTTGCCACACCGAATGCGGTTACGGGACTTACCGGCAAGCTGTTCCCTGAGGGAGCCGAAGCAGGCGTTCACACCGTCCGCACCTGGATGGAGATGATTGTTCCCGGTTCAGCGGAGGTGCTGGCCAGCTATGATCATCCCCAGTGGGGCGAATATGCGGCGGTCACCAGAAATACCTTCGGCGAAGGAACAGCCACCTACATCGGCTGCATGACCGGACCTGCCGCACTTGCGGAGATCCTGCGCGATACGCTCCAAACGGCCGGATTATGGGGAGCGGACCAGCAGCTGTCGTTCCCGCTCATCGTGAAGTCCGGTGTGAACCGCCAGGGAAGCACCATCCGCTACTACTATAACTACTCA
- a CDS encoding carbohydrate ABC transporter permease, which translates to MTKSTKTILWVFFLIVALVQLFPLIWLVDFSFLSSNEFYSSSVLKWPSDPQWQNYINAWVDGKFLRYFINSAFVTSVTILLTVILSLTLGYAFTRMQWKLRPVFFTIILLGIMIPIHATLLPNFAIFKALGLTNSYLGLILPYTAVSVPLGTFILTGFMRSIPKAMEESAVVDGANIYRIVFQIIAPLTAPALVTVIVTTFLNCWNEFIMASTFLSKDALKTLPFSVMNFAGQYSSDYGSQFAVMVLTSIPAIVIYAIFNEQITKGVTAGAVKG; encoded by the coding sequence ATGACAAAAAGTACAAAAACCATACTATGGGTGTTCTTCCTGATCGTCGCCCTGGTCCAGCTGTTCCCGCTCATCTGGCTGGTAGATTTCTCATTCCTCAGCAGCAATGAGTTCTACTCCTCCAGCGTCCTGAAATGGCCGAGTGACCCCCAATGGCAGAACTACATTAACGCCTGGGTAGACGGCAAATTCCTGCGCTACTTCATTAACAGTGCCTTCGTGACCTCAGTAACTATTCTGTTAACGGTGATTCTGTCCCTTACCCTCGGCTATGCCTTCACCCGTATGCAGTGGAAGCTGCGCCCTGTCTTCTTCACCATTATCCTGCTGGGGATTATGATTCCGATTCATGCGACCCTGCTGCCTAACTTCGCCATCTTCAAGGCGCTGGGCTTGACGAATTCCTATCTGGGGCTGATTCTGCCATACACCGCAGTGTCTGTGCCGCTGGGGACCTTCATCCTGACCGGCTTCATGAGGAGCATTCCAAAAGCAATGGAAGAGTCCGCGGTAGTAGACGGCGCGAACATTTACCGGATTGTCTTCCAGATCATCGCGCCGCTTACCGCGCCTGCGCTGGTGACGGTTATCGTTACAACGTTCCTGAACTGCTGGAATGAATTCATTATGGCATCGACCTTCCTCAGCAAGGATGCGCTGAAGACGCTGCCCTTCTCGGTCATGAACTTCGCCGGCCAGTATTCCTCAGACTACGGCTCACAATTTGCGGTCATGGTGCTGACATCGATCCCGGCCATTGTTATCTATGCCATCTTCAACGAACAGATTACCAAGGGCGTGACAGCGGGCGCGGTAAAAGGCTAA
- a CDS encoding carbohydrate ABC transporter permease → MQKVFNNKMAIFLFVFPGILLFALTFLVPIVLSAYYSFRDTLSPGTPSAFIGFANYTELLFHDSRFWLALRNAVLLGLGFILIQHPIAIFFAIMLDRLGGKAEKWFRTIFFIPCVISVVVISKMWLSLLDPTFGAFNKMLDSLGLGFLKHAWLGDSSTALISMLFILIWAGFGWGLLFYYAGLKGIPDDMYEAASLDGASGFRLHWRITVPLLSPVITVQITLAMITALKQMETVFLTTNGGPGDSTQFLAVYLYNKAFSASQYGYANAISILFIIVCLLATYLSNKLTRSDATEF, encoded by the coding sequence ATGCAAAAAGTATTCAACAACAAAATGGCAATCTTTCTGTTCGTCTTTCCGGGGATTCTCCTGTTCGCCCTAACCTTTCTTGTACCGATTGTACTCAGCGCCTATTACTCGTTCAGAGACACTTTGTCTCCAGGAACGCCCTCGGCATTCATCGGATTCGCCAACTATACAGAGCTGCTGTTTCACGATTCACGGTTCTGGCTGGCGCTTAGAAATGCCGTGTTGCTCGGTTTGGGCTTTATCCTGATCCAACATCCGATTGCCATCTTTTTTGCCATTATGCTGGACCGTCTGGGCGGGAAAGCAGAGAAGTGGTTTAGAACGATTTTCTTCATCCCATGCGTAATATCTGTAGTCGTCATCTCGAAAATGTGGCTGTCCCTGCTGGACCCGACCTTCGGGGCCTTCAACAAAATGCTGGATTCTCTGGGACTCGGCTTCCTTAAGCACGCTTGGCTGGGGGATAGCAGCACCGCGCTGATCTCCATGCTGTTCATCCTGATCTGGGCCGGCTTCGGCTGGGGATTGCTGTTCTATTATGCAGGACTCAAAGGCATTCCCGATGATATGTATGAAGCCGCTTCACTGGACGGAGCCTCCGGCTTCCGATTGCACTGGCGGATTACCGTTCCGCTGCTGTCACCGGTTATTACGGTGCAGATTACTTTGGCTATGATTACCGCCTTGAAACAGATGGAAACGGTGTTCCTGACCACCAACGGCGGTCCCGGCGATTCCACCCAATTCCTGGCCGTGTATCTCTATAACAAGGCGTTCTCGGCAAGCCAATATGGTTATGCCAACGCCATCTCGATTCTGTTCATCATTGTCTGCCTGCTTGCCACCTATCTCAGCAACAAACTGACCCGCAGTGATGCGACGGAATTCTAA
- a CDS encoding ABC transporter substrate-binding protein, with product MAMNSKSTRNILLVTALAAVSVLSACGGGNDKNNNAGSGTNGGTAGSADKEVTLRLFSNLPDRKSGQGLAEQMVIDNYIKANPNVKIDIETLAEEPFKNKLKAYMASNEALDVTMVHGGAELNTLVQAGYVKELNPAEYEGDTYKFLPGVYKSFTFNDKLYGLPRNSDYEVIYYNKKLFDDNGIKIPSTYAELLEAGKQFRAKGIEPMSMNGKDLWSFAAFFQDLVVRLTGDQNLMLDAVAKKKNFTGDENFTKAAELLAQARDTKLFQESFMTADYGASQNLFTQGRAAMWYMGSWEAGMATNDKLPEDFRNNVNVLKFPVVEGGKGKDTDLLAWNGGGYSLVSSSKHPEEAKKFFDYMMSADQWAKIVWDTGAAVPAQKYELSGKESELQKQLTEVLTGATSTAGSIALDSGTPKFKDDAQNAFGKFFAGGSTPQQLLADLQKAAETQ from the coding sequence ATGGCTATGAATTCAAAATCCACACGTAATATACTGCTGGTTACGGCCCTTGCGGCAGTCTCGGTGCTCAGCGCATGCGGAGGCGGCAATGACAAGAACAATAATGCAGGCAGCGGTACGAACGGCGGCACAGCCGGCTCTGCGGACAAGGAAGTAACGCTGCGTCTGTTCTCGAACCTTCCCGACCGTAAATCGGGCCAGGGTCTGGCAGAGCAAATGGTAATCGACAACTATATCAAAGCGAATCCCAATGTCAAGATCGATATCGAAACCCTCGCCGAGGAGCCGTTCAAAAACAAGCTGAAGGCGTACATGGCCTCCAACGAAGCGCTGGATGTGACCATGGTTCACGGCGGAGCAGAGCTGAATACGCTGGTACAAGCCGGCTATGTGAAAGAGCTGAACCCTGCGGAATACGAAGGAGATACTTACAAATTCCTGCCGGGCGTGTACAAATCATTCACCTTTAACGACAAGCTCTACGGCTTGCCCCGCAACAGTGACTATGAAGTGATCTATTATAACAAAAAGCTGTTCGATGACAACGGCATCAAGATTCCTTCCACCTATGCCGAGCTGCTGGAAGCGGGCAAGCAGTTCCGCGCCAAAGGCATTGAGCCGATGTCGATGAACGGTAAGGACCTGTGGAGCTTCGCGGCCTTCTTCCAGGATCTTGTCGTACGCCTCACCGGCGATCAGAACCTGATGCTGGATGCGGTAGCGAAGAAGAAGAATTTCACTGGCGATGAGAACTTCACGAAGGCTGCTGAGCTGCTGGCCCAGGCCAGAGACACCAAGCTGTTCCAGGAATCGTTCATGACAGCAGATTACGGCGCATCGCAGAACCTGTTCACTCAGGGCCGTGCAGCCATGTGGTACATGGGCTCGTGGGAAGCAGGGATGGCAACGAATGACAAGCTGCCGGAAGACTTCCGCAACAATGTGAATGTACTGAAATTCCCGGTTGTCGAAGGCGGCAAAGGCAAGGACACCGATCTTCTGGCCTGGAACGGCGGCGGATACTCGCTGGTCAGCAGCTCGAAGCATCCTGAAGAAGCCAAGAAGTTCTTCGACTATATGATGTCCGCCGATCAATGGGCCAAGATTGTGTGGGATACCGGAGCAGCTGTACCGGCACAGAAGTATGAGCTGTCCGGCAAAGAGAGCGAGCTGCAGAAACAATTGACCGAGGTTCTGACCGGTGCAACAAGCACAGCGGGCTCCATCGCCCTCGACTCCGGCACGCCTAAGTTCAAGGATGATGCACAGAATGCCTTCGGCAAGTTCTTCGCCGGCGGATCAACGCCGCAGCAGCTGCTGGCCGATCTTCAGAAGGCTGCGGAAACACAATAA
- a CDS encoding sensor histidine kinase: MLRYYLNMNLRYKITILIFLLITGVACTLGAYSYKISKQQIINKVSNSNQSVLKQIDSNLARMQKTLADWVTVFSLAPVVQDTLRSNTPDSAKIENQLYNGPTASIMNQMLVTGSFDYLALYGSLSEPLFQVATDDSSGAYSLSKITSNDTYKQTVALNGASYWFPLTEENNVFIQSNRNDKLGMTRIIRDIVNGNRIGFVFVGINLETIRRTYLTNLYDKDHGILILSEHGAQLLSAGKETYSPEAVDFVMKQAKAGILSGNTIVSLEGKDTLLNYNINEDGWITLYSVPLRSLTQELNSIKSAVLVMVLASLVLSIPLLMFFSSFLTAPIKTLLLSMRRFQNGQFEEKVEIKYWDEIGQLSRGYNNMVGNIKALVDDAYLLKLKEQEAELKALQSQINPHFLYNMLDTIFWEAEAAGQDKISEMVINLSRLFRLSLNQGKSFTSVAKEKELIELYLSLQKMRFQESLEYVIDIPEELYAYVILKLSLQPFIENALIHGIERKRGGGRVSISGQRTGDQLRFVIEDNGGGMSSDTLQKILAMPDETDVYTARDVGGYAVQNVQARLKHFYKGDYALNYTSVPGEGTRVEIVVPVIVNDMQE; this comes from the coding sequence GTGCTGCGCTACTACTTGAATATGAACCTGCGATACAAGATAACCATACTGATCTTCCTGCTGATTACAGGGGTGGCCTGCACGCTGGGCGCTTACTCCTATAAGATCTCCAAGCAGCAGATTATCAATAAGGTGAGCAATTCCAACCAGAGTGTGCTCAAGCAGATTGACAGTAATCTCGCCCGTATGCAAAAGACGTTAGCCGACTGGGTCACCGTATTCAGCCTCGCTCCAGTCGTCCAGGACACTCTGAGGAGCAATACCCCGGATTCGGCGAAGATCGAGAACCAGCTCTATAACGGACCCACCGCGTCGATCATGAACCAGATGCTGGTGACCGGAAGCTTCGACTATCTGGCTCTGTATGGCAGCTTGTCCGAGCCGCTGTTTCAGGTCGCTACCGATGACAGCAGCGGTGCGTATAGTTTGAGCAAAATTACCTCAAATGATACTTATAAACAGACCGTTGCCTTAAACGGTGCCTCCTACTGGTTCCCGCTGACGGAAGAGAACAATGTATTCATTCAGAGCAACCGCAATGACAAGCTCGGCATGACCCGGATTATCCGCGATATTGTGAACGGGAACCGGATCGGCTTTGTATTCGTCGGCATTAATCTGGAGACCATCCGCCGAACCTATCTGACGAATCTGTATGACAAGGATCACGGCATCCTCATTCTGAGTGAACATGGCGCACAGCTGCTGTCGGCAGGCAAAGAGACCTACAGCCCCGAAGCCGTAGACTTCGTGATGAAGCAGGCCAAGGCCGGCATTCTGTCCGGCAACACCATCGTCAGCCTGGAGGGCAAGGATACGCTGCTGAATTACAACATCAACGAGGATGGCTGGATCACTCTGTACAGTGTTCCACTGCGTTCGCTGACCCAAGAGCTTAATTCCATCAAATCGGCAGTGCTCGTGATGGTATTAGCCAGCCTGGTGCTGAGTATTCCTCTGCTGATGTTCTTCTCCTCCTTCCTGACCGCGCCGATCAAGACGCTGCTGCTGTCCATGCGGCGCTTCCAGAACGGGCAGTTCGAGGAGAAGGTGGAGATCAAATATTGGGATGAGATCGGCCAGCTGAGCCGGGGCTACAATAATATGGTCGGCAACATCAAAGCGCTTGTGGACGATGCTTATCTGCTGAAGCTGAAGGAGCAGGAGGCAGAGCTGAAGGCACTGCAATCGCAGATCAACCCCCATTTTCTCTACAACATGCTCGACACGATCTTCTGGGAAGCGGAGGCGGCAGGACAGGACAAAATCAGCGAGATGGTGATCAACCTCTCCCGGCTCTTCCGGTTAAGTCTGAATCAGGGCAAGAGCTTCACCAGCGTAGCCAAGGAAAAAGAGCTGATCGAGCTGTATCTGTCGCTCCAGAAGATGCGGTTCCAGGAATCTCTGGAGTATGTGATCGACATTCCTGAGGAGCTGTACGCCTATGTCATCCTGAAGCTCAGCCTGCAGCCGTTCATTGAGAACGCGCTGATCCACGGCATTGAACGCAAGCGCGGCGGCGGACGGGTAAGCATCAGCGGACAGCGTACCGGAGATCAGCTGAGGTTCGTGATTGAGGATAACGGGGGCGGAATGAGCAGTGATACGCTGCAAAAGATTCTTGCCATGCCTGACGAGACAGATGTGTATACTGCCCGGGATGTCGGCGGCTATGCGGTGCAGAATGTACAGGCACGGCTGAAGCATTTTTATAAAGGTGACTATGCCTTGAACTATACCAGTGTCCCCGGAGAGGGAACTCGCGTGGAGATCGTAGTTCCGGTGATCGTAAATGACATGCAAGAATAA
- a CDS encoding response regulator — MIIVDDEERARVGIRTLIDWHSHGIHIAGEARDGLEALELLDTYSVDIMLTDIRMPQMDGLELIKVVSEKYPRVKSVIMSGYDDFAYAQQAIRSGVSNYLLKPSRRQEILSTVLAITEQIQSEKLEITTLEHLRQGFRESLPLLKEKTLSQLILTESPAYSRLLANLKMNQLVFPYLLYGIILLRIDNFQLLHEKYMHEDTELLKYGLKNICEESLPEAVLCVAFEHQDDIVLILNMDELPDQEELSGYIRIIQENIASFLKFTVSAGIGSIDKNIGHLRHSFVEACQALNTTNYTGIAKIVEYSGEFDAESSQSSYPLHEEQEVLKAVRGGSPADIADKLTLFNVALQPETVSRDQVIKSSFALFFALYKLCIENNVNVNKVFGQNLTELIHVLSRSSLDNLFQSLLETAQRVSEHLTSKKNSNKLLEAAKSYIGEHFMKDINREIVAREIYITPGYLSLLFKQQLKISFIDYLHKVRIEHACQLFKDPGMRIEDIALQSGYNDTKYFYQVFKKYKGLTPNQFRSNTE, encoded by the coding sequence ATGATTATTGTGGACGATGAGGAGCGGGCGCGGGTAGGCATAAGGACTCTGATTGACTGGCATTCGCACGGCATCCATATTGCAGGCGAAGCCAGAGACGGCCTGGAGGCACTTGAACTCCTGGATACCTATTCCGTCGATATCATGCTAACGGATATCCGGATGCCGCAAATGGACGGCCTGGAGTTAATCAAGGTTGTCTCGGAGAAATACCCCCGCGTCAAATCGGTCATTATGAGCGGATATGATGATTTCGCCTATGCCCAGCAAGCGATAAGATCCGGGGTCAGCAACTATCTGCTGAAGCCGAGCCGCCGTCAGGAGATTCTGAGTACGGTTCTGGCCATCACGGAGCAGATTCAATCCGAGAAGCTGGAGATTACCACGCTTGAGCATCTGCGGCAAGGCTTCCGGGAGAGTCTGCCCCTGCTGAAGGAGAAGACGTTAAGCCAGCTCATTCTCACTGAGAGTCCTGCGTATTCCCGGCTGCTGGCTAATCTGAAGATGAACCAGCTGGTTTTTCCCTATTTGCTGTACGGCATCATTCTGCTGCGGATCGACAATTTCCAGCTGCTGCATGAGAAGTATATGCATGAGGATACGGAGCTGTTGAAGTACGGGCTGAAGAATATTTGCGAGGAGTCGCTGCCGGAGGCTGTGCTATGCGTTGCCTTCGAGCACCAGGACGATATTGTGCTAATCCTTAATATGGACGAGCTGCCGGATCAGGAGGAATTAAGCGGTTATATCCGGATTATTCAGGAGAATATCGCCAGCTTCCTGAAATTCACCGTGTCCGCCGGGATCGGAAGTATCGACAAGAATATCGGGCATCTGCGCCATTCGTTCGTGGAGGCCTGCCAGGCCTTGAATACAACCAACTACACCGGCATCGCTAAAATCGTGGAGTACAGCGGAGAATTCGATGCCGAGTCCTCTCAATCCTCCTATCCCCTGCATGAGGAGCAGGAGGTGCTGAAGGCGGTACGCGGCGGTTCCCCCGCAGACATCGCCGATAAGCTGACGCTGTTCAACGTAGCCCTGCAGCCCGAGACGGTGTCCAGGGACCAGGTGATCAAATCGAGCTTCGCCCTGTTCTTCGCCCTGTATAAATTATGTATCGAGAACAATGTCAATGTAAATAAAGTCTTTGGGCAGAATCTGACCGAGCTGATCCATGTCCTGTCCCGCTCCAGTCTGGATAATCTGTTCCAGTCTCTGCTGGAGACGGCCCAGCGGGTCAGTGAGCATCTGACGTCCAAGAAGAACAGCAACAAGCTGCTCGAAGCGGCCAAGAGCTATATCGGCGAGCACTTCATGAAGGATATCAACCGCGAGATCGTCGCCAGGGAGATCTATATTACCCCGGGATATTTAAGCCTGCTGTTCAAGCAGCAGCTTAAGATCAGCTTCATCGATTATCTGCATAAGGTCCGCATCGAGCATGCCTGCCAGCTATTCAAAGATCCCGGAATGCGGATTGAGGATATCGCTCTGCAGTCCGGGTACAACGACACGAAATACTTCTACCAGGTATTCAAAAAGTATAAAGGGCTCACGCCCAATCAGTTCCGCAGCAATACGGAATAA
- a CDS encoding DUF2264 domain-containing protein produces the protein MTNDKRTPVVGNLGTGDPATGKLGIQSNPLKTRDDLLAALEQLTEPLRPLYSRGSARLEIGITGASYPSATAGMEGFSRVLWGLIPLLAGGGNSELWATVLDGIRHGTDPAHEEYWGEVQDYDQRLVEMAAFGFALAAVPEHIWLPLDKQEQEHLYNWLNQINSRPCYDCNWLFFNVLVNVGFRTIGRPYDAIQLERNLERMDAFYLGEGWYSDGVGGHCDYYGPFAIHYYSLLYAKLMEREDPERSRLFKERARLFAAEFIGWFAPDGAALPYGRSLAYRFAQSAFWNALAYAEVEGFSAGVVKGIVLRNLRWWFRQPIFDAAGVLTIGYTYPNLVMAENYNAPGSPYWALKTFLPLALGAEHPFWREPELPLPELPAVTVQHPPHLVLVREPASGHVAAFNSGHLSTNEHTHTSAKYEKFVYSTGFGFSVPRSEWGLSQGAYDSMLALSEGGDNLYRVRRRNLESEITDNVLRSVWKPWADVEVRTWVVAGLPWHIRIHRIETGRALDVAEGGFALGQETELVQQLDELEAAAATPWGTSAIKGLMGYTKAQLISPNANTNLLHPRTVLPTLTASLEPGVHWLASAVYGDPSSAPLTDGAKELGLMLEQTPEDLLQIKLAGERITVLTSGGTELSIPVQ, from the coding sequence ATGACGAACGATAAGAGGACTCCGGTGGTTGGAAATCTGGGGACAGGCGATCCGGCGACGGGCAAGCTGGGGATTCAGAGCAATCCGCTGAAGACCCGGGACGACCTGCTGGCTGCCCTTGAGCAGCTGACAGAGCCGCTTCGGCCGCTCTATAGCAGAGGCAGCGCAAGACTTGAGATCGGGATTACGGGAGCGAGCTATCCGTCAGCCACCGCCGGAATGGAGGGCTTCTCCCGGGTGCTCTGGGGACTAATTCCACTGCTCGCCGGAGGCGGGAACAGTGAGCTATGGGCCACTGTGCTGGACGGCATCCGGCACGGCACCGATCCCGCCCATGAGGAGTATTGGGGCGAGGTGCAGGACTACGACCAGCGGCTGGTGGAGATGGCCGCCTTCGGCTTCGCGCTGGCGGCAGTGCCGGAGCATATCTGGTTGCCGCTTGACAAGCAGGAACAGGAGCATCTATACAACTGGCTGAATCAGATCAATTCCCGTCCCTGCTATGACTGCAACTGGCTGTTCTTCAACGTGCTGGTGAATGTCGGCTTCCGTACGATAGGACGCCCCTATGATGCGATTCAACTGGAGCGGAATCTGGAGCGGATGGATGCCTTTTATCTGGGTGAAGGCTGGTACAGTGACGGTGTTGGCGGACACTGCGATTATTATGGGCCCTTCGCCATCCATTACTATTCGCTGCTGTATGCGAAGCTGATGGAACGGGAAGACCCGGAGCGTTCCCGTCTGTTCAAAGAACGCGCCCGGCTGTTCGCCGCTGAATTCATAGGCTGGTTCGCCCCGGATGGCGCTGCGCTTCCCTATGGCCGCAGTCTGGCGTACCGGTTCGCCCAGTCTGCCTTCTGGAACGCCTTGGCGTATGCAGAGGTGGAGGGCTTCTCTGCCGGTGTGGTCAAAGGCATCGTCCTGCGCAACCTGCGCTGGTGGTTCCGCCAGCCTATCTTCGATGCAGCCGGTGTGCTGACCATCGGATACACGTATCCGAATCTGGTCATGGCGGAGAATTATAATGCGCCCGGCTCGCCTTACTGGGCGCTGAAGACCTTCCTGCCGCTTGCCCTCGGCGCGGAGCATCCGTTCTGGAGAGAACCGGAGCTGCCGCTGCCGGAGCTTCCGGCTGTGACGGTGCAGCATCCGCCGCATCTGGTTCTGGTCCGCGAACCGGCTTCCGGTCATGTAGCCGCCTTCAACAGCGGGCATCTGTCCACCAATGAGCATACCCATACCTCGGCCAAATACGAGAAATTCGTCTATTCCACAGGCTTCGGGTTCAGCGTTCCCCGCTCAGAATGGGGATTGTCGCAGGGTGCCTATGACTCCATGCTGGCGCTAAGTGAAGGCGGGGACAATCTGTACCGCGTTCGGCGGCGGAATCTGGAATCAGAGATCACAGACAACGTCCTGCGGTCCGTCTGGAAGCCTTGGGCTGATGTTGAGGTACGTACATGGGTGGTAGCGGGTCTGCCGTGGCATATCCGGATTCACCGGATCGAGACGGGCCGGGCGCTGGACGTTGCCGAGGGAGGCTTCGCGCTGGGACAAGAGACGGAGCTTGTGCAGCAGCTGGACGAACTGGAGGCGGCGGCAGCGACCCCATGGGGCACAAGCGCCATCAAGGGGCTGATGGGTTATACCAAGGCTCAGCTAATCTCGCCGAATGCCAACACGAACCTGCTTCATCCACGGACCGTGCTGCCTACCCTGACGGCATCGCTGGAGCCTGGAGTTCATTGGCTGGCTTCTGCTGTGTACGGCGACCCTTCATCTGCGCCGCTGACAGACGGGGCAAAGGAACTCGGCCTGATGCTGGAACAGACTCCTGAAGACCTGCTCCAGATCAAGCTTGCCGGAGAGCGGATTACGGTGCTAACCTCCGGCGGGACAGAGCTCAGCATTCCGGTGCAATGA